GCACTTCCAGGCCGCCGCCGATGTCGGACGGACCGACCGGGTGCTGGATATCGGCTGCGGCGCCGGCCAGACGGCGCGGGAAGCTGCCCACCGCGCCGTGGACGGCCATGTGCTCGGCGTCGATACCGCAGCGGAGATGCTGGCGATCGCGCGCCAGCGCTGTGCCACGGACGGATTGCGCAATGTCGTGTTCGAAGAGGGCGACGCGCAGTCCCATGCCTTCCCCGCCGCCGGTTTCGACCTCTGCATCAGTCGGTTCGGCACCATGTTCTTCGCCGATCCGGCGGCAGCCTTCGCCAATATCCACCGGGCGATGCGGCCTGGCGGCCGCCTGGCATGGATGGTGTGGCAGGGCCAGGAGCGCAACGCCTGGTCCCTCGCCATCCGCGAGGCCCTGGGCCTGGACGCCGCCTCCACCAGGGCGCTGCCGGCCTTTTCGCTCGGCGATGCCGCCATCGCGACGGAGCTTCTGCGCGCGGCCGGCTTTGCCGCGATCGCCTTTGCCGAGGTGCGCGAGCCGGTCTTCTACGGGCCGGATGTCGACGCGGCTTTCGATGCCGTCGCCGGCTTCCAGTTCGTCAGGCAGGCGCTTGCCGACACGAAAGAGCCGCCCGGCGCGCTCGCCCGGCGGCTGCGCGACGTGCTGGAGGCGCATGCGACCGCCGAGGGCGTGCTCTTCGATTCGCGCGCCTGGATCATCACGGCGCGCCGCCCGCCCCTGCCATAGCGTTTTCAAGCGAAGTGGGCACCGGTTCGCGTGAAGAAAACGCGTCAAAAAGTTGGCTTGCCTTCAGCCGCCGCGCAGCATCTCGCCGAAACGGGTGGTGCTGCGCGCGATGAGCTCCTGGGCGGCGGGCGACCAGCGGCCCATGTCGAAGAAGCCGTGGATCATGCCGGGGCCGGCC
This portion of the bacterium YEK0313 genome encodes:
- the ycgJ_1 gene encoding putative methyltransferase YcgJ, encoding MALNCADFYDAELARHNGHFQAAADVGRTDRVLDIGCGAGQTAREAAHRAVDGHVLGVDTAAEMLAIARQRCATDGLRNVVFEEGDAQSHAFPAAGFDLCISRFGTMFFADPAAAFANIHRAMRPGGRLAWMVWQGQERNAWSLAIREALGLDAASTRALPAFSLGDAAIATELLRAAGFAAIAFAEVREPVFYGPDVDAAFDAVAGFQFVRQALADTKEPPGALARRLRDVLEAHATAEGVLFDSRAWIITARRPPLP